The Callithrix jacchus isolate 240 chromosome 20, calJac240_pri, whole genome shotgun sequence genome has a window encoding:
- the MAF gene encoding transcription factor Maf isoform X2 has protein sequence MASELAMSNSDLPTSPLAMEYVNDFDLMKFEVKKEPVETDRIISQCGRLIAGGSLSSTPMSTPCSSVPPSPSFSAPSPGSGSEQKAHLEDYYWMTGYPQQLNPEALGFSPEDAVEALISNSHQLQGGFDGYARGAQQLAAAAGAGAGASLGGSGEEMGPAAAVVSAVIAAAAAQSGAGPHYHHHHHHAAGHHHHPTAGAPGAAGSASASAGGAGGAGGGGGGPASAGGGGGGGGGGGGGGGAAGAGGALHPHHAGGGLHFDDRFSDEQLVTMSVRELNRQLRGVSKEEVIRLKQKRRTLKNRGYAQSCRFKRVQQRHVLESEKNQLLQQVDHLKQEISRLVRERDAYKEKYEKLVSSGFRENGSSSDNPSSPEFFMYPRDSSTSVM, from the coding sequence ATGGCATCAGAACTGGCAATGAGCAACTCCGACCTGCCCACCAGTCCCTTGGCCATGGAATATGTTAATGACTTCGATCTGATGAAGTTTGAAGTGAAAAAGGAACCGGTGGAGACCGACCGCATCATCAGCCAGTGCGGCCGTCTCATCGCCGGGGGCTCGCTGTCCTCCACCCCCATGAGCACGCCGTGCAGCTCGGTGCCCCCTTCCCCCAGCTTCTCGGCGCCCAGCCCGGGCTCGGGCAGCGAGCAGAAGGCGCACCTGGAAGACTACTACTGGATGACCGGCTACCCGCAGCAGCTCAACCCCGAGGCGCTGGGCTTCAGCCCCGAGGACGCGGTCGAGGCGCTCATCAGCAACAGCCACCAGCTCCAGGGCGGCTTCGATGGCTACGCGCGCGGGGCGCAGCAGCTGGCCGCGGCGGCTGGGGCCGGCGCCGGCGCCTCCCTGGGCGGCAGCGGCGAGGAGATGGGCCCCGCCGCCGCCGTGGTGTCCGCCGTGATCGCCGCGGCAGCCGCGCAGAGCGGCGCGGGCCcgcactaccaccaccaccaccaccacgccgCCGGCCACCATCATCATCCGACGGCCGGCGCGCCGGGCGCCGCGGGCAGCGCGTCCGCCTCGGCCGGGGGCGCGGGGGGCGcgggcggcggtggcggcggcccGGCCAGCGctgggggcggcggcggcggaggaggaggaggaggcggcggcgggggcgcggcgggggcggggggcgcCCTGCACCCGCACCACGCCGGCGGCGGCCTGCACTTCGACGACCGCTTCTCCGACGAGCAGCTGGTGACCATGTCGGTGCGCGAGCTGAACCGGCAGCTGCGCGGGGTCAGCAAGGAGGAGGTGATCCGGCTGAAGCAGAAGAGGCGGACCCTGAAAAACCGCGGCTATGCCCAGTCCTGCCGCTTCAAGAGGGTGCAGCAGAGACACGTCTTGGAGTCGGAGAAGAACCAGCTGCTGCAGCAAGTCGACCACCTCAAGCAGGAGATCTCCAGGCTGGTGCGCGAGAGGGACGCGTACAAGGAGAAATACGAGAAGTTGGTGAGCAGCGGCTTCCGAGAAAACGGCTCGAGCAGCGACAACCCGTCCTCTCCCGAGTTTTTCAT
- the MAF gene encoding transcription factor Maf isoform X1, which translates to MASELAMSNSDLPTSPLAMEYVNDFDLMKFEVKKEPVETDRIISQCGRLIAGGSLSSTPMSTPCSSVPPSPSFSAPSPGSGSEQKAHLEDYYWMTGYPQQLNPEALGFSPEDAVEALISNSHQLQGGFDGYARGAQQLAAAAGAGAGASLGGSGEEMGPAAAVVSAVIAAAAAQSGAGPHYHHHHHHAAGHHHHPTAGAPGAAGSASASAGGAGGAGGGGGGPASAGGGGGGGGGGGGGGGAAGAGGALHPHHAGGGLHFDDRFSDEQLVTMSVRELNRQLRGVSKEEVIRLKQKRRTLKNRGYAQSCRFKRVQQRHVLESEKNQLLQQVDHLKQEISRLVRERDAYKEKYEKLVSSGFRENGSSSDNPSSPEFFITEPTRKLEPSVGYATFWKPQQRVLTSVFTK; encoded by the coding sequence ATGGCATCAGAACTGGCAATGAGCAACTCCGACCTGCCCACCAGTCCCTTGGCCATGGAATATGTTAATGACTTCGATCTGATGAAGTTTGAAGTGAAAAAGGAACCGGTGGAGACCGACCGCATCATCAGCCAGTGCGGCCGTCTCATCGCCGGGGGCTCGCTGTCCTCCACCCCCATGAGCACGCCGTGCAGCTCGGTGCCCCCTTCCCCCAGCTTCTCGGCGCCCAGCCCGGGCTCGGGCAGCGAGCAGAAGGCGCACCTGGAAGACTACTACTGGATGACCGGCTACCCGCAGCAGCTCAACCCCGAGGCGCTGGGCTTCAGCCCCGAGGACGCGGTCGAGGCGCTCATCAGCAACAGCCACCAGCTCCAGGGCGGCTTCGATGGCTACGCGCGCGGGGCGCAGCAGCTGGCCGCGGCGGCTGGGGCCGGCGCCGGCGCCTCCCTGGGCGGCAGCGGCGAGGAGATGGGCCCCGCCGCCGCCGTGGTGTCCGCCGTGATCGCCGCGGCAGCCGCGCAGAGCGGCGCGGGCCcgcactaccaccaccaccaccaccacgccgCCGGCCACCATCATCATCCGACGGCCGGCGCGCCGGGCGCCGCGGGCAGCGCGTCCGCCTCGGCCGGGGGCGCGGGGGGCGcgggcggcggtggcggcggcccGGCCAGCGctgggggcggcggcggcggaggaggaggaggaggcggcggcgggggcgcggcgggggcggggggcgcCCTGCACCCGCACCACGCCGGCGGCGGCCTGCACTTCGACGACCGCTTCTCCGACGAGCAGCTGGTGACCATGTCGGTGCGCGAGCTGAACCGGCAGCTGCGCGGGGTCAGCAAGGAGGAGGTGATCCGGCTGAAGCAGAAGAGGCGGACCCTGAAAAACCGCGGCTATGCCCAGTCCTGCCGCTTCAAGAGGGTGCAGCAGAGACACGTCTTGGAGTCGGAGAAGAACCAGCTGCTGCAGCAAGTCGACCACCTCAAGCAGGAGATCTCCAGGCTGGTGCGCGAGAGGGACGCGTACAAGGAGAAATACGAGAAGTTGGTGAGCAGCGGCTTCCGAGAAAACGGCTCGAGCAGCGACAACCCGTCCTCTCCCGAGTTTTTCAT